From Thermodesulfobacteriota bacterium:
AAAAAACAGTCTGCAGCTACTCTACGAATCTGTTTTTGATGCTGCCTTAAATGAAACTATTCAAGCGCCTAAGCGAGTACCTGTCTTAATAAACTACAGCATTGGAAAAAACAAATACGACAAAAAACCAGATAGCTTGGACCTGGAGATTATTGCGAAGATTAACTCCATCGACCGACATCCAAACGTCCCAACAATGGAACTCCCACCGATGCAGATGACTCGTGTGGGAAGAATGCAACCAGCGAAAATTACACATATCCACCATTTCTTTAACAAAAGAGCCTCGCATGCTTTGGGCGAAATGTGGAAAATTGCGTTAGAGTCACCTACGCATCGAATGAAAAACATGATGCTGTTTTTTGTCGAGCAAGCAATATGGACTGCATCTGTCTTAAATAGATATCGTCCGTCTGGATACTCACAAGTCAATCAGTATCTAGCTGGAGTTTTTTATGTCCCATCTCAAAACGCAGAACCAAGTCCTTGGTATGTACTGAACGGAAAATCGACTCGATTGCCGAAGGCTTTTACTGAATTTGAGCAGTCTCATTCAACTTTAATCAACAATGGGGATTGCGGCGCTTTGCCAGTGCCAGATGCATGCATTGATTACATCTTCACGGACCCACCTTTTGGCGAAAACATCTACTATTCAGACCTGAACATACTCATAGAGTCTTGGCATAAAGTTAAGACTAACGAAAAGCCTGAAGCTATTGTCGACCGAGTTCGAGGTAAGTCACTAATTGACTACCAGAAACTAATGACCGATTGCTTCAAGGAGTATTATCGAATCCTTAAACCTGGACGATGGATGACGGTTGAGTTTCACAACTCAAAAAATAGCGTCTGGAATACTATACAAGAAGCTTTGCAGCATGCAGGATTTGTTGTTGCTGATGTAAGGACCCTTGATAAAAAACAAGGTTCTTTTCAGCAGGTAAGCAGCGCAAGCGCCGTCAAACAGGATTTGGTCATTTCTGCATATAAGCCAAATGGTGGTCTTGAAAATCGATTTAAGAGCGAAGCTGGCACAGAAAGTGGTGTATGGGATTTTGTTCGGACACACTTAAAGCAACTTCCAGTTTTTTCCTACAAAGGCGGAAGAGCGGAAGCAATTGTTGAACGTCAAAATTACCTCTTGTTTGACCGAATGGTCGCCTTTCACGTCCAACGAGGTGTACCTGTCCCAATCTCTTCTTCTGAGTTTTACCTTGGGCTTGCGCAGCGATTTGCTGAGCGTGATGGAATGTTCTTCCTCGCAGACCAGGTTGCTGAATATGATAGAAAGCGGATGCTGTGCAAAGAACTGATTCAAATCTCGCTGTTCGTATCTGATGAAGCATCTGCAATACAGTGGCTACGAAACTCTCTAAAAAGCAAGCCGCAGACATTCCAGGAACTACACCCCCTGTTTATGCGCGAAATTAATGGTTGGAACAAAAACGAGCAACCGTTGGAATTATCGCTTTTACTCGAACAAAACTTTCTGCGCTACGACGGCAAAGGCCCCGTGCCCGAGCAGATCCACGCCTACCTCTCCACCAACTGGAAAGAGCTGCGTAACCTGCCGAAGGATGATCCGACCCTGGTCGCCAAGGCTCGTGACCGTTGGTACGTGCCCGACCCCAACAAGGCGGGCGACCTGGAGAAGCTGCGCGAGAAGGCGCTGCTCAAGGAGTTCGAGGAATACAAAGAGGTCAAGAAGAAGCTCAAGGTCTTCCGCCTGGAAGCTGTCCGCGCCGGATTCAAGAAAGCCTGGCAGGAACGCGACTACGCCGTCATCGTCGCCGTGGCCGACAAAATTCCCAACAACGTCCTGGAAGAAGATCCCAAGCTGCTCATGTGGTACGACCAGGCGGTAACAAGAATGGGCGATGGTAATGAAGGGAGGCTGTTATGAAAAAAGGCCGCGATATACCTATTAAGATCAGGCGGATAACAATACGCAATTACAAGGGAATCGACGAGCTTGAGATGGATTTCCCGACGCCCAGAATGCCCGACGATCCGGATATTCTTGTCATGGGCAGCAGAAACGGCTTGGGCAAGACGTCGATTATTGAATGCTGCTCATTGTTGTTGCTCGCGCTCACTTTGAGGGAAGAGCGATTCAAGCTGCGGGACCGGTACTCGATTGTCGACGTTCCTGACTTGCTCATTAAGGCTGGGTCTCATTTTGCCGAGATTGGCGGCGACATCGTTATTGGTGATGAATCAATAGCCGTTCAAATCAGGATAGATCGCCACGGAGTCGTGAAAATATCCGGCGAATCGCTCCGCGAAAAGGTGCTCGAGAACGAGCTGTTCGACCCCGAAAGCGAAACAGACGATTTCATCAAGGCGATTTGTGGGTTCACGCCAAATCCCGTTGTAGAAAATACATTTCTGTTGTTCCACAGCTATCGGAAGGTTCAAGAAGGAAATCCGGAGCTTGGGATGATGGTTGATCGAGGACGATCACCGAGACGCCCGCCGTTCCCGCGCTATGAATTTCCGATGAGCGCCTTCAAGTTAAGGATACTGCGTTCCCTGATGGGCAAGGCCAACCTGTTCGAGTTTGTGGAGGACCAGGAGCCAGACGAGACCATCGAAAAACTCAACGAGCTTGTGCGGTTTTATGCGGGTGGCACGATCAGCAAGCTACGGCCTTCGTCGGACAATACCGTTGATTTCCGAGTTAAGCCTATAAATGGAGATGAGTCTTTTACTTTTGATGGCTTGAGTTCCGGCCAGAAGGAGATTATCTCCACGCTTTTCCTTATTTGGTATCACACCAAAAACAACCCCTCTGTGGTGTTCATCGACGAACCAGAGCTTCATCTTAATGCACAATGGCATCGCAGCTTCGTTAAAAATCTCGTGAGCCTGGCACCGCAAAACCAGTACGTCATGGCGACTCATTCCGAAGATGTTATGGATTCGGTCGGTGAGGATCGCCGCGTTCTCCTTCTGAACAACCAGGAGGGGGATAAATGATCAGCGTAAAAACAGGCATTCGTGCGGAAGAGGTTCGGCTCCAAAGTCAGCATGTGCTTTTTGTCGAAGGAAAGGACAGGAACTCGGTCGATCCTAATGTTTTGGGTGAACTGTTTGACCGGAGCATAAAAATTGAGACTCTTGGACCATCGTTTTCCGTAAGAAGTGTTGCGGAAGCTCTCTTCAGCTACCACCCAACCTACTATTTTTTGATCGACCGAGATCATCACGATAATGACTTCATAGATCGTTGCTGGGGAAACTTTCCTGACCCCGCAACACACAATCTCTTGGTTTGGCGTCGTCGTGAGATTGAGAACTACTTCTTGGAGCCGGAGTACCTGTTCCAATCGAAGTTTTGTCGTGTCAGCCAGGACGAGTTGGAACGGAAGGTTCTGCAGTGCGCCAATGAGCGATTATTTCTCGATGCGGCTAACCATGTAGTGACGTCAATTCGTGAAGAGCTCAAGCGGAACTGGATTCAGAAGTTCTCCAACCCTGCAGAATTTTCAAGTAGGGAAACAGCCCTGCAGAGGCTGAAAAGCGCCAATGAATTCGATCAGCATCGCACGAATGTGGATCAAAAAGTCTCTGCCGATGAGGTGGAACGTCGTTTCCACGAATACCTTGGAATCATGACGGGCGGGCAAGAGCAACTCGCTTTCGGGGTTGGCGATTGGCTTCATATGGTCCAGGGCAAGAAGGTTCTTGCTCAAGTCATCAATTCGGGCTGCTTTCAAGTGCAGGCAACTGATGGGACGTCCGTTACGGGTCGAGAGAAAATCAATGAAGTCGTAAAGGATCTACTTCAAAAAGATCCCAGCATACAACCCGCCGACTTTGTTGCCCTGAAGCAGCTCATCGACACAAGAATCAATGGAGCGAGCTGACTATGAGGCGCGTTACATTCAAAACCTCACCAATAATCGACATAAACTTGTCCGACATGGGTGCTTGTAATTGCTTAGCGTGGATTGGAGGGGAATAATGTTTCTCAGGGAAGTCATTCTAAAAAATTTTCGAGGATACAAAAACGAACACCGAATCCCCATCGACCAGCTAACAGCGTTTATCGGGAAAAATGATGCTGGGAAGTCCTCCATCTTTGATGCTTTGGCCGTCTTTTTTGATCATCCATTGGGAAAAATCGACGCTTCAGATATCTGTGTTCACGCCGGGGCCAACGGCGAATTAAGAATCGGCTGCGTTTTTTCGGATTTTCCTGATTCGATCACAATTGACGCATCTTCGGTCACAACGCTTGCAGACGAATATCTGCTGAATGTCGGTGGTGCGCTTGAGATCCATAAAGTCTACGAATTTTCGGACGGAACGCTAAAGAAGCCAAAAGTATTTGCAATTGCCAACCATCCAACGGCAAATGGCTTCGATGGCTTGTTATCAAAAAAGAACGCTGAATTGAAAAAAGCGGGCGAAGCCGCGAATATCGATGCCGGAGTCGATAAACGTTCTAATGCAGCCCTTAGAAGGGCCATTTGGGGAAGTGCAGACGATTTGAAATTGGGCCATTCCGAAATCCAACTGGATAAGGAAGATGCCAAAGCCATCTGGGAACAGCTCTCCAAATACCTGCCCGAATACGCCCTTTTCCGAGCAGACCGCCCGTCAACAGACGAAGACTCAGAAGTCCAGGACCCACTAAAGGTCGCCATAAAACAGGCAATCGAAGAAGTACAAGCTGAACTGGACGCGGTGAAGGAAAAGGTTAAAGCACGCACGCTTGATGTGGCCAATCGTACCATCACGAAGCTTGCTGATTTTGATAGTACGCTTTCATCGCAGCTCAACCCGAATTTCAAATCTGATCCAAAATGGGACGGCCTTTTCAAACTCTCTCTAACTGGAGACGATGAAATACCAATCAATAAGAGGGGCAGCGGTGTCCGGAGATTGGTTCTATTCAGCTTTTTCCGCGCTGAAGCTGAACGGCTTCGAGAAGAGCATAAAAAAGGGAATATTATTTACGCAGTGGAAGAGCCGGAGACTGCGCAGCATCCAGACAACCAGCGAAAAGTAATCGAAGCATTGCAGGCTATCGCCGAGGCGGATGGCTGCCAAGTTATGCTTACCACGCACGTCCCGGCATTGGCGTCACTACTTCCAATCAATTCAATTCGATATGTATGTTCTCACGACCTAAATGGCAGAGATGTCTGTATCGCAGACGATGATGTAATCAAGACCGTTGTCGCTGACCTGGGAATCATACCTGACAAGCGCGCAAAGGTTTTGGTGTGTGTAGAAGGTCCGCATGACCTTCAATTTTTAAGACGGATCAGTAGCTTGCTCCGGGCGGAGGACGACTCCGTCATTGATATGTTTGTCGACCCAAGAGTCGCTCTGGTCGTCTTGGGTGGAAGCACTTTGAAGGAATGGGTAAATCAGCATTACTTGAAAAATGTAGGACTTCCAGAGGTCCACATTTACGACCGTGATGAGCTGAAAAATGGGAAGTACAAATATCAGGACGATAAAGATGCGGTAAACGCAAGAGGTGACGGATCTATTGGGTTCCTGACCGCAAAGCGGGAGATGGAGAATTACCTCCACATTGATGCAATTAGTGAAGCGTTGCAGCCTGTTGTTGGCTTCAACTTCACTTTTGCGCTTTCAGACGACTGCGATGTTGAAACCGAGATAAAAACACTGCTGAACGGTCAAGGAAAGATTCAGAGGCGTTCGATTAAACATTGGCTTAACGAAGACGCGGCAAGTCGAATGAACATAGATCGCTTGAAAGAGCGAAACGGCTATGACGAGATCAAAGGTTGGTTTACCGAGATCGCAAATAGGGTCGTTTGATGAATCAATCGCTTTGGCAATATAGCACCGTTCATAACAGCGCCTGCAAGGTCATCGAGGAACAGATCTTGTGGGGGCAGACGGTGTGCCGTGTCTGGTTGCCGAACCAGGACGCGGTGGTGCGCGTGCCCCGCTCCGCTTTGCGGCCGCTGAGTGCCGACCTGCAGCCGGAGATCGAGGCCGGACGCATTGCCTATGTGGCCGCCGCAGCCAAGGTAGCCGAGGTGCTTGAAGGCTCCACCAGCGCCACCGACGGTCATGTGCTGCTGGCTCCCATGGAGTCCAACGTCATTCCGCTGCCGCACCAGATCCACGCCTTGTCCCGTGCCATCTCCGGCGACCGCGTGCGCTACCTGCTGGCCGACGAGGTGGGTCTCGGTAAGACCATCGAGGCCGGTCTGGTCATGCGCGAGCTAAAACTGCGCGGGCTGGTTCGGCGAATCCTGGTCGTCTCTCCCAAAGGTATCGCTACCCAGTGGGTTGCGGAAATGCAGACCCATTTCAACGAGCAGTTCCAGCTTGTGCTGGGCGACGACATCGGCACCTTGCAGCGTCTGGCTCCAGGGGCTGACCAGCGGAACTCAGCCTGGTCGATGTTCGATCAGGTCATCGTTTCCCTGGATTCGGTCAAGCCCATGGACAAGCGGCGCGGTTGGACCGCCGAGCGCGTTGCCGAATACAACCGCAGCCGGTTCGAGGATCTGATTACCGCCGGTTGGGATCTGGTGGTGGTGGACGAAGCGCACCGCCTGGGCGGCAGCACCGATCAGGTCGCCCGCTACAAACTCGGCAAGGGCCTGGCGGAAGCCGCGCCCTATGTGCTGCTCCTTTCGGCGACTCCCCACCAGGGGAAGACCGACGCCTTTCATCGCCTGATGAACCTGCTGGATGACGACGCCTTTCCGGATATGGACAGCGTCTCCCGTGAGCGGGTGGCCCCGTATGTCATCCGCACCGAAAAGCGCAAGGCCATCGATGCCGACGGCAAGCCGCTCTTCAAACCCCGGCGCACGCAGATGGCCCCGGTGGCCTGGGAGAGCCGTCATCACCTGCAGCAACTCCTCTACGAGGCAGTGACCGACTATGTGCGCGAGGGCTACAACCAGGCCCTGCGCGAGAAGAAGCGCCACATCGGCTTCCTGATGATCCTGATGCAGCGTCTGGTGGTCTCCAGCACCCGGGCGATCCGCACTACGCTGGAACGGCGACTTGCCGCACTCAAGGAAGGCGAACAGCAGGCCAGCCTGCGCCTGGCGGAGCTGGAAAACGGTACGGGGGGATCGGAAAGCCCAGACGATGAAATGGCCGAGCTCTACGACATGGACGGCCAGGAGCTGCTCGATGAGCTGCTGAAGTCTCATGTGTCGGCTCTGCAGAGCGAAGGCAGCCATGTAGAGACCCTGCTCGATGCGGCGGTTCGCTGTGAACAGGCTGGACCGGACGCCAAGGCCGAGGCGTTGATCGAGTGGGTCTACGAGCTGCAAGCCGAGGAAAACGAGCCGGACCTGAAGGTGTTGATCTTCACCGAGTTCGTGCCCACCCAGCAGATGCTGAAGGAGTTTCTGGAAGCCCGGGGCATATCGGTCGTCACCCTGAACGGCTCCATGGATATGGAGGAACGCAAGCAGGCCCAGGACGCCTTCCGCAAATCGCACCGCGTGCTGGTTTCCACCGACGCGGGCGGTGAGGGTCTGAACCTGCAGTTTGCCCATGTCATCATCAACTACGACATCCCCTGGAACCCGATGCGGCTGGAACAGCGAATCGGCCGTGTGGACCGTATCGGGCAGCCCAAGAAGGTGCGGGCAATC
This genomic window contains:
- a CDS encoding DNA methyltransferase yields the protein MSRHQDQPTLFPTEGPATRDSGPVTCLGMTFENDETRRAHFTEELRKKLQDPEFRKIEGFPIGSDEDILNLSDPPYYTACPNPWIADFITEWEAQKPEQPEGNHYHREPFATDVSEGKTDPIYQAHAYHTKVPHKAIMRYILHYTQPGDIVFDGFAGTGMAGVAAQLCSDKNAVASLGYRIGADGIVFKTEEDENGKQISSPFSKIGLRYSILNDLSTVAAFVASNYTIPFDTGIFKKESSSLLKTLRKRIGWMYETLHSDGKTKGIINFTVWSEVFACHQCGSDIVFVDEAFDHDEKKVRDVFPCPSCAAECSKNSLQLLYESVFDAALNETIQAPKRVPVLINYSIGKNKYDKKPDSLDLEIIAKINSIDRHPNVPTMELPPMQMTRVGRMQPAKITHIHHFFNKRASHALGEMWKIALESPTHRMKNMMLFFVEQAIWTASVLNRYRPSGYSQVNQYLAGVFYVPSQNAEPSPWYVLNGKSTRLPKAFTEFEQSHSTLINNGDCGALPVPDACIDYIFTDPPFGENIYYSDLNILIESWHKVKTNEKPEAIVDRVRGKSLIDYQKLMTDCFKEYYRILKPGRWMTVEFHNSKNSVWNTIQEALQHAGFVVADVRTLDKKQGSFQQVSSASAVKQDLVISAYKPNGGLENRFKSEAGTESGVWDFVRTHLKQLPVFSYKGGRAEAIVERQNYLLFDRMVAFHVQRGVPVPISSSEFYLGLAQRFAERDGMFFLADQVAEYDRKRMLCKELIQISLFVSDEASAIQWLRNSLKSKPQTFQELHPLFMREINGWNKNEQPLELSLLLEQNFLRYDGKGPVPEQIHAYLSTNWKELRNLPKDDPTLVAKARDRWYVPDPNKAGDLEKLREKALLKEFEEYKEVKKKLKVFRLEAVRAGFKKAWQERDYAVIVAVADKIPNNVLEEDPKLLMWYDQAVTRMGDGNEGRLL
- a CDS encoding AAA family ATPase, which encodes MKKGRDIPIKIRRITIRNYKGIDELEMDFPTPRMPDDPDILVMGSRNGLGKTSIIECCSLLLLALTLREERFKLRDRYSIVDVPDLLIKAGSHFAEIGGDIVIGDESIAVQIRIDRHGVVKISGESLREKVLENELFDPESETDDFIKAICGFTPNPVVENTFLLFHSYRKVQEGNPELGMMVDRGRSPRRPPFPRYEFPMSAFKLRILRSLMGKANLFEFVEDQEPDETIEKLNELVRFYAGGTISKLRPSSDNTVDFRVKPINGDESFTFDGLSSGQKEIISTLFLIWYHTKNNPSVVFIDEPELHLNAQWHRSFVKNLVSLAPQNQYVMATHSEDVMDSVGEDRRVLLLNNQEGDK
- a CDS encoding ATP-binding protein; translated protein: MFLREVILKNFRGYKNEHRIPIDQLTAFIGKNDAGKSSIFDALAVFFDHPLGKIDASDICVHAGANGELRIGCVFSDFPDSITIDASSVTTLADEYLLNVGGALEIHKVYEFSDGTLKKPKVFAIANHPTANGFDGLLSKKNAELKKAGEAANIDAGVDKRSNAALRRAIWGSADDLKLGHSEIQLDKEDAKAIWEQLSKYLPEYALFRADRPSTDEDSEVQDPLKVAIKQAIEEVQAELDAVKEKVKARTLDVANRTITKLADFDSTLSSQLNPNFKSDPKWDGLFKLSLTGDDEIPINKRGSGVRRLVLFSFFRAEAERLREEHKKGNIIYAVEEPETAQHPDNQRKVIEALQAIAEADGCQVMLTTHVPALASLLPINSIRYVCSHDLNGRDVCIADDDVIKTVVADLGIIPDKRAKVLVCVEGPHDLQFLRRISSLLRAEDDSVIDMFVDPRVALVVLGGSTLKEWVNQHYLKNVGLPEVHIYDRDELKNGKYKYQDDKDAVNARGDGSIGFLTAKREMENYLHIDAISEALQPVVGFNFTFALSDDCDVETEIKTLLNGQGKIQRRSIKHWLNEDAASRMNIDRLKERNGYDEIKGWFTEIANRVV
- a CDS encoding helicase-related protein, which gives rise to MNQSLWQYSTVHNSACKVIEEQILWGQTVCRVWLPNQDAVVRVPRSALRPLSADLQPEIEAGRIAYVAAAAKVAEVLEGSTSATDGHVLLAPMESNVIPLPHQIHALSRAISGDRVRYLLADEVGLGKTIEAGLVMRELKLRGLVRRILVVSPKGIATQWVAEMQTHFNEQFQLVLGDDIGTLQRLAPGADQRNSAWSMFDQVIVSLDSVKPMDKRRGWTAERVAEYNRSRFEDLITAGWDLVVVDEAHRLGGSTDQVARYKLGKGLAEAAPYVLLLSATPHQGKTDAFHRLMNLLDDDAFPDMDSVSRERVAPYVIRTEKRKAIDADGKPLFKPRRTQMAPVAWESRHHLQQLLYEAVTDYVREGYNQALREKKRHIGFLMILMQRLVVSSTRAIRTTLERRLAALKEGEQQASLRLAELENGTGGSESPDDEMAELYDMDGQELLDELLKSHVSALQSEGSHVETLLDAAVRCEQAGPDAKAEALIEWVYELQAEENEPDLKVLIFTEFVPTQQMLKEFLEARGISVVTLNGSMDMEERKQAQDAFRKSHRVLVSTDAGGEGLNLQFAHVIINYDIPWNPMRLEQRIGRVDRIGQPKKVRAINFVFEDSVEFRVREVLEQKLSVIFDEFGIDKTGDVLDSAQAGELFEDVFASAILNPDGIETSVDHTVARLREEIQQVREASAIYGISEEPDVQAAERLRSHPLPHWVERMTVGYLNSHGGAASRKRSWWDLNWPDGQEHRKAVFNAREADRLTDATLLNLENSRVRGLALNLPQIAAGQPLPCVSVSGLPASISGLWGLFEIRLQAGMHQKTQLLRIPMVRRGYVSVFLSEEGKLFLPTARHIWDALQTAETQVQATLGQDESIIAHERLQEAAEQAGQELFDALQQAHLASVAREEERGIVSFASRRKAIERVGLPEVRQFRLSRCDADESEWRHELQSARQIVPEIRPLLMLRIIKGGAQ